One segment of Triticum aestivum cultivar Chinese Spring chromosome 2A, IWGSC CS RefSeq v2.1, whole genome shotgun sequence DNA contains the following:
- the LOC123190334 gene encoding receptor protein kinase-like protein ZAR1, with product MKTATINHLSTHNHFLTTPSMPTKRRKIPSPPLTSGAPSKSKVSTRFQPQRCRRSVGFYNPSNLCCRASLWPLTVSVSQGHTLTQTIEEFVLLMRTVPTTILLLLLLLALPPAPAVALTDDGLALLAFKAAVTDDPASALAKWSESDADPCRWPGVTCANISSQPRVVGLAVAGKNVAGYIPSELGSLLFLRRLNLHDNRLTGGIPAALSNASSLHSIFLYNNALTGKLPMALCDLPRLQNLDVSRNSLSGELPLDLRNCRSLQRLIVSRNTFSGEVPAGVWPELSSLQQLDLSSNAFNGSIPPDLGQLPKLSGTLNLSHNQFSGIVPPELGRLPATVTLDLRFNNLSGAIPQTGSLASQGPTAFLNNPALCGFPLQVACRAVPPPTQSPPPQNTSSSTASASNDSQHQPIKSSLIALISVADAAGVALVGIILVYIYWKVKDRREGRGGRGRAIAEDDDDDDRNKGLCGCIWGRRDRGWVDGSSDDEEEGDGKCSGADGELVAIDRGFRMELDELLRSSAYVLGKGGKGIVYKVVVGNGSTPVAVRRLGGGGGGAERCKEFRAEARAMGRVRHPNVVRLRAYYWSPDEKLVVTDFVGNGNLATALRGRSGEPVLSWAARLKIAKGAARGLAYLHECSSTRRFVHGEVKPSNILLDADFTPRVADFGLLRLLAIAGCGPDAAPPSSGGSLLGGAIPYTKPAPAQAHASGYRAPEARAPGARPAQKWDVFSFGVILLELLTGRGPADHASPSTSASFSGPSTTTTDRSGSAEHEAVPEAVRWVRRGFEDARPVAEMVDPALLREAPALPKKEIVAAFHVALACTEADPELRPKMKTVADGLDKIGS from the exons ATGAAGACAGCCACCATTAACCATCTTTCCACGCATAACCACTTCCTCACTACTCCTAGCATGCCAACGAAAAGGAGAAAAATTCCATCACCACCACTCACATCCGGGGCGCCTTCGAAATCCAAGGTGTCCACTCGATTCCAACCGCAGCGCTGCCGCAGATCTGTCGGTTTCTATAACCCCTCTAACCTCTGCTGCCGCGCCTCTCTGTGGCCACTGACAGTCAGTGTTAGCCAGGGACACACGCTGACACAGACGATAGAAGAGTTTGTTCTGCTCATGAGGACGGTCCCGACCACGattctcctcctgctgctgctcctcgCGTTGCCGCCGGCGCCGGCCGTGGCGCTCACCGACGACGGCCTCGCGCTGCTGGCCTTCAAGGCGGCCGTGACCGACGACCCGGCCTCGGCCCTCGCCAAGTGGTCCGAGTCGGACGCCGACCCGTGCCGCTGGCCCGGCGTCACCTGCGCCAACATCTCCTCGCAGCCGCGCGTGGTCGGCCTGGCCGTCGCCGGCAAGAACGTGGCCGGCTACATCCCCTCCGAGCTCGGCTCGCTGCTCTTCCTCCGCCGGCTCAACCTCCACGACAACCGCCTCACGGGCGGCATCCCGGCCGcgctctccaacgcctcctcgctCCACTCCATCTTCCTCTACAACAACGCGCTCACCGGCAAGCTCCCCATGGCGCTCTGCGACCTCCCGAGGCTGCAGAACCTCGATGTTTCCCGGAACTCGCTCTCCGGCGAGCTGCCGCTCGACCTCCGGAACTGCCGGAGCTTGCAGCGTCTTATCGTCTCCAGAAACACCTTCTCTGGCGAGGTGCCCGCCGGTGTTTGGCCGGAGTTGTCCAGCCTGCAGCAGCTCGACCTCTCCTCCAACGCCTTCAACGGCTCCATCCCGCCGGACCTCGGCCAGCTCCCCAAGCTCTCCGGCACACTCAACCTCTCGCACAACCAGTTCTCCGGCATCGTGCCGCCGGAGCTCGGCCGCCTCCCGGCGACCGTCACTCTCGACCTCCGCTTCAACAACCTCTCCGGCGCCATCCCGCAGACGGGCTCCCTCGCCAGCCAGGGCCCCACCGCGTTCCTCAACAACCCCGCTCTCTGCGGCTTCCCGCTCCAAGTTGCCTGCCGAGCCGTCCCACCGCCGACGCAATCGCCGCCGCCACAGAACACCAGTTCATCAACAGCCTCCGCCTCTAACGACAGCCAGCACCAGCCAATTAAATCAAGCCTGATAGCGCtcatctccgtcgccgacgccgccggcgTCGCCCTCGTCGGCATCATCCTGGTGTACATATACTGGAAAGTCAAGGACCGGAGGGAAGGCCGCGGCGGCCGTGGCCGCGCAatcgccgaagacgacgacgacgatgatcgGAACAAGGGGCTGTGCGGCTGCATTTGGGGCCGCCGTGACAGAGGTTGGGTTGACGGCTCGTCGGACGACGAGGAAGAAGGAGACGGCAAGTGCAGCGGCGCCGACGGGGAGCTTGTGGCGATCGACCGGGGATTCCGGATGGAGCTGGACGAGCTGCTCCGGTCGTCCGCGTATGTGCTGGGGAAGGGAGGGAAGGGGATCGTGTACAAGGTGGTGGTGGGCAATGGCTCGACGCCGGTGGCCGTCcggcggctgggcggcggcggtggtggcgcagAGAGGTGCAAGGAGTTCAGGGCGGAGGCGCGGGCGATGGGGCGGGTGCGGCACCCCAACGTGGTGCGGCTGCGCGCTTACTACTGGTCACCGGACGAGAAGCTCGTCGTCACCGACTTCGTCGGCAACGGCAACCTCGCCACCGCGCTGCGTG GTCGCAGCGGCGAGCCTGTGCTGTCGTGGGCGGCGCGGCTGAAGATCGCCAAGGGCGCGGCGCGCGGCCTGGCGTACCTCCACGAGTGCAGCAGCACCCGGCGGTTCGTCCACGGCGAGGTCAAGCCGTCCAACATCCTCCTGGACGCCGACTTCACCCCGCGCGTCGCCGACTTCGGCCTCCTCCGCCTGCTCGCCATCGCCGGCTGCGGCcccgacgccgcgccgccgtcctccggcGGCAGCCTCCTCGGCGGCGCCATCCCCTACACGAAGCCGGCGCCGGCGCAGGCGCACGCGAGCGGCTACCGGGCGCCCGAAGCGCGCGCGCCGGGCGCGCGGCCGGCGCAGAAGTGGGACGTGTTCTCCTTCGGGGTGATCCTGCTGGAGCTGCTGACGGGGCGGGGGCCGGCGGACCACGCGTCGCCGTCGACGTCCGCGTCCTTCTCGGGGCCGTCcacgacgacgacggaccggtccGGGAGCGCGGAGCACGAGGCGGTGCCGGAGGCGGTGCGGTGGGTGCGGCGCGGGTTCGAGGACGCGCGGCCGGTGGCGGAGATGGTGGACCCGGCGCTGCTGCGGGAGGCGCCGGCGCTGCCCAAGAAGGAGATCGTCGCCGCGTTCCACGTCGCGCTGGCGTGCACCGAGGCCGACCCGGAGCTCCGGCCCAAGATGAAGACCGTCGCCGACGGCCTCGACAAGATCGGGTCGTGA
- the LOC123190335 gene encoding HBS1-like protein isoform X2, producing the protein MPRKVVSGPDYDDDYADYEDYEDDYDDYDETGYADVKPPVKEKESSKKSSNAVPVLWKCSMCTFDNHETMVYCEMCGVFRESFVKSGKDVSIKESVNGISNNSGTSALSNSDSTKMPAKTSTTNFDGDSERKYASTSHDKVNSTQLASIGSSSSTGKKKQPVISDNNVPIERTPQLIADHFQLKEDQGSSSRASSSAQNKGSMETLSSDISQLSIERNNVNVAQPLPEEYKPEGWMLADQESGVLSQLNLAIVGHVDSGKSTLSGRLLHLLGKISKRDMHKNEKEAKEKGKGSFAYAWAMDESTEERARGVTMTVAVAYLETKKYRVVLLDSPGHKDFVPNLISGATQADAAILVVDASTGSFESGMDGEGGKSVGQTKEHAQLIRSFGVEQLIVAVNKMDAIGYSKDRLEFIKVRLGSFLRSCNFRDSAVTWIPLSAVENQNLIKSPSDARFTSWYQGSCLLDAIDCLQLPSRDVSKPLILPICDVIKSQSTGQLAAFGKLETGAIRNGSKVLVLPCEEVATVKSIERDSSSCSIARAGDNVAVILQGIDGSRIIPGGILCHPGFPVPVANYLELKIRVLDIAIPILIGYQVEFHIHHVKEAARVTKIVALLDKTGKPSKTAPRFLKSKQNAVVQVMLDQAVCVEEFSKCRALGRAFLRSSGSTIAVGIVTKIMRQDQH; encoded by the exons ATGCCTCGCAAGGTTGTCTCCGGCCCCGACTACGACGACGACTATGCTGATTATGAGGATTATGAGGACgattatgatgattatgatgagactggATATGCTGATGTTAAGCCCCCTGTGAAGGAGAAAG AATCATCGAAGAAGTCTTCAAATGCAGTGCCTGTGCTTTGGAAGTGCTCCATGTGCACATTCGATAATCATGAAACTATGGTATACTGTGAGATGTGTGGGGTTTTCCGGGAATCTTTCGTCAAATCTGGCAAGGATGTTTCGATCAAAG AATCTGTCAACGGAATATCAAACAATTCTGGGACATCTGCTCTGTCAAACTCTGATTCTACCAAGATGCCAGCGAAGACTTCTACTACAAACTTCGACGGTGATTCTGAGAGAAAGTATGCTAGCACATCTCATGATAAAG TCAATTCCACACAGTTGGCGTCTATTGGTAGCTCATCAAGCACTGGAAAAAAGAAACAACCCGTAATCTCTGACAATAATGTGCCAATCGAGAGGACACCTCAATTGATTGCTGATCATTTTCAGCTAAAGGAGGACCAGGGTAGTAGTAGTAGGGCTAGCAGTTCTGCTCAGAATAAGGGTTCCATGGAGACACTTTCTTCTGACATAAGCCAGCTAAGTATCGAAAGGAATAATGTCAATGTTGCACAGCCTTTACCTGAAGAGTATAAGCCTGAGGGGTGGATGCTAGCTGATCAGGAGTCCGGGGTGCTGAGCCAACTAAACCTTGCAATA GTGGGTCATGTTGATTCTGGCAAGTCAACACTCTCTGGGAGATTGCTACACCTATTAGGGAAGATATCGAAAAGAGATATGCACAAAAATGAGAAGGAGGCTAAGGAAAAA GGAAAGGGGTCATTTGCTTATGCATGGGCCATGGATGAGAGTACTGAAGAAAGGGCAAGAGGTGTCACAATGACAGTGGCTGTCGCCTATTTGGAGACCAAGAAATACCGTGTAGTTTTGCTTGACTCTCCTGGCCACAAAGATTTCGTGCCAAATTTGATATCTGGTGCAACACAGGCTGATGCAGCTATTCTTGTGGTTGATGCATCAACTGGTTCTTTTGAATCTGGTATGGATGGGGAAGGAGGGAAAAGTGTTGGGCAGACAAAGGAGCATGCTCAGCTTATTAGAAGCTTTGGTGTTGAGCAACTTATTGTTGCAGTCAACAAGATGGATGCTATTGGGTACTCAAAAGATAGGCTGGAGTTCATCAAGGTACGACTTGGTAGTTTTCTGCGGTCATGCAACTTCCGGGATTCAGCTGTTACCTGGATTCCTCTTAGTGCTGTAGAGAACCAGAATTTGATTAAATCTCCTTCAGATGCTCGTTTTACCTCCTG GTATCAAGGGTCGTGTCTCTTGGATGCTATAGATTGCTTGCAGCTTCCTTCTCGGGATGTTTCAAAGCCCCTCATTCTTCCTATATGTGATGTTATCAAATCTCAGTCGACAGGACAACTGGCAGCTTTTGGAAAATTAGAAACTGGCGCTATTCGAAATGGTTCAAAG GTCTTGGTTTTACCTTGTGAGGAAGTGGCGACAGTGAAATCCATTGAACGAGACTCTAGTTCATGCAGCATAGCGAGAGCTGGTGACAATGTGGCAGTTATTTTACAGGGAATTGATGGTAGTCGAATAATACCTGGCGGGATTCTTTGTCACCCTGGTTTCCCTGTGCCTGTAGCCAACTACTTGGAGCTTAAGATTCGAGTGTTGGACATCGCCATCCCAATTCTCATTGGTTATCAG GTGGAGTTTCACATACATCATGTGAAGGAAGCTGCAAGAGTAACGAAAATCGTGGCGTTGCTTGACAAGACAGGCAAGCCAAGTAAAACAGCACCGCGGTTTCTTAAATCAAAGCAGAATGCTGTTGTGCAG GTTATGCTAGATCAAGCGGTCTGTGTCGAGGAATTCTCGAAATGCCGAGCTCTTGGAAGGGCATTCTTAAGGTCGTCTGGAAGCACGATCGCTGTCGGTATAGTGACTAAGATAATGAGGCAGGATCAGCACTAG
- the LOC123190336 gene encoding 26S proteasome non-ATPase regulatory subunit 13 homolog B, whose protein sequence is MRSEETIHSELGAGDDILSELVGDDEEDGGRGKKPRAGRAGVAFLRLPSLLYLLTLLTTKPKSVAVDVALAHLHAIVLDHFHLPSILPRTVTPPLGLLGTFYVYVTTPTMASGVTDVGYQAMAHLRLPPMLVVSSQSALAIVSFNSDIHKGWVRVAISLEHRGGVRVRPHRDRNRSSPCCSSSPSSWPGRKEGKGSGGDQAMAAPLEFLEAQGSTRPELAEWYAALADLYQRKLWHQLTLKLDQFLALAVVQAGDALIQLYTHFISDFESKINLLKFAHFAVVVSRQYSDKDAGISYLEGVISKLRDTKESRVEEPILYVKMQIASFLLEKGNQKECKKLVDEGKTTLDSMDDVDPSVHSTYYWLCSQYHKVCQDYSEFYKNALLYLAYTTVESLSEPFKQNLAFDLSLAALLGDNIYNFGELLAHPIIHSLVGTSVEWIYHILQAFNSGNLASYQELCKVHAAALSAQPALVQKERELLEKINILCLMEIIFSRASQDRTIPLSTIAEQTRLSVEDVEYLLMKSLSAHLIEGIIDGVDGTVHVSWAQPRVLGIDQVKSLRDRLDTWVGKVHTTLLSVEAETPDLITGGPLYPHRCCPVLQTVKVAATRCRLGSCNDINVLQRSPLFKRLCDGEAPSCNYTVNGHKYNMWYYLADAIYPQWVAFVKTISDPHGNKQSHFATCQEAIRKDMERAFEVLQARCGIVREVAITWKTKTFDSS, encoded by the exons ATGCGGTCGGAGGAGACGATCCATAGTGAGCTAGGGGCAGGAGATGATATACTTAGCGAGCTCGTTGGGGATGACGAGGAAGATGGAGGTAGAGGCAAGAAACCTAGGGCAGGAAGGGCG GGTGTTGCATTTCTCCGCCTTCCGAGCCTCCTCTATTTGTTGACACTTCTCACAACCAAGCCCAAGTCTGTGGCCGTTGATGTCGCGTTAGCACATCTCCACGCTATCGTGCTCGATCACTTCCACCTCCCAAGCATCCTCCCACGCACAGTTACACCTCCTCTAGGGCTCCTGGGCACCTTCTATGTCTATGTCACGACGCCTACTATGGCCTCGGGCGTCACTGATGTTGGGTATCAAGCCATGGCACATCTTCGCCTCCCTCCAATGCTGGTGGTGAGCTCCCAGTCTGCTCTGGCCATCGTGTCCTTCAACAGTGACATACACAAG GGATGGGTCAGAGTTGCTATTAGTCTGGAGCATCGCGGAGGAGTGCGAGTCCGACCGCACCGCGACCGAAACAGATCCAGCCCTTGCTGCTCCTCGTCTCCGTCTTCTTGGCCGGGAAGAAAGGAAGGGAAAGGAAGCGGCGGAGACCAGGCGATGGCGGCGCCGCTGGAGTTCCTGGAGGCGCAGGGCTCGACCCGGCCGGAGCTGGCGGAGTGGTACGCCGCCCTCGCCGACCTCTACCAGCGGAAGCTCTGGCACCAACTCACCCTCAAGCTTGACCAGTTCCtcgccctcgccgtcgtccag GCGGGTGATGCTCTGATTCAGCTGTATACTCATTTCATCTCTGATTTCGAGAGCAAGATCAATCTTCTTAAATTTGCTCACTTCGCGGTAGTAGTTTCACGCCAGTATTCAGATAAAGATGCCGGTATAAGCTATCTCGAAGGCGTAATTTCGAAGCTGCGTGATACCAAGGAATCACGGGTTGAAGAGCCCATTCTGTATGTGAAGATGCAGATTGCAAGTTTTCTTCTTGAGAAAGGGAATCAAAAGGAGTGTAAGAAACTGGTAGACGAGGGGAAAACCACTTTGGATAGCATGGACGATGTTGATCCTTCAGTACATTCGACCTATTATTGGTTATGTTCTCAGTACCATAAAGTGTGTCAAGACTATTCTGAATTCTATAAAAATGCTCTTCTCTATCTTGCATACACAACAGTGGAGTCACTTTCAGAACCATTCAAACAG AACCTGGCATTTGACCTCTCACTTGCTGCTTTATTGGGTGACAACATATACAACTTCGGGGAGTTGCTTGCCCATCCAATT ATCCACAGCCTTGTGGGAACATCGGTGGAGTGGATTTATCATATATTGCAAGCGTTCAACTCTGGCAATCTAGCGTCCTACCAGGAACTCTGCAAAGTTCACGCCGCCGCTTTGAGTGCGCAGCCTGCTTTGGTACAGAAGGAGAGGGAACTTCTTGAAAAGATCAATATCCTTTGCTTGATGGAAATCATTTTCAG TCGAGCATCCCAAGACCGTACAATCCCGTTGAGCACTATAGCTGAACAGACCAGGCTCTCAGTTGAAGATGTGGAGTATCTACTAATGAAGAGCCTCTCT GCTCATCTTATCGAAGGCATTATTGATGGGGTCGACGGGACTGTCCATGTTTCATGGGCGCAACCGAGGGTCCTTGGGATTGACCAAGTGAAATCCCTGCGTGACCGGCTTGATACCTGGGTCGGGAAGGTGCACACTACTTTGCTATCTGTTGAAGCCGAGACACCCGACCTG ATAACTGGAGGCCCTCTATACCCACATCGTTGTTGTCCCGTGCTGCAAACGGTCAAGGTCGCTGCCACCAGATGCCGCCTTG GTTCgtgcaatgacatcaatgtgctccaACGATCTCCTTTATTCAAGAGACTTTGTGATGGGGAAGCTCCATCATGCAACTACACTGTCAACGGGCACAAGTACAACATGTGGTACTATCTTGCTGATGCTATCTATCCTCAGTGGGTGGCGTTTGTCAAGACCATATCCGATCCACATGGAAACAAACAAAGCCACTTCGCAACATGTCAAGAGGCAATTAGGAAGGATATGGAGAGAGCATTTGAAGTGCTTCAAGCTCGTTGTGGTATTGTTCGTGAAGTTGCAATAACGTGGAAAACAAAGACATTTGACAGCTCATGA
- the LOC123190335 gene encoding HBS1-like protein isoform X1, producing the protein MPRKVVSGPDYDDDYADYEDYEDDYDDYDETGYADVKPPVKEKESSKKSSNAVPVLWKCSMCTFDNHETMVYCEMCGVFRESFVKSGKDVSIKVESVNGISNNSGTSALSNSDSTKMPAKTSTTNFDGDSERKYASTSHDKVNSTQLASIGSSSSTGKKKQPVISDNNVPIERTPQLIADHFQLKEDQGSSSRASSSAQNKGSMETLSSDISQLSIERNNVNVAQPLPEEYKPEGWMLADQESGVLSQLNLAIVGHVDSGKSTLSGRLLHLLGKISKRDMHKNEKEAKEKGKGSFAYAWAMDESTEERARGVTMTVAVAYLETKKYRVVLLDSPGHKDFVPNLISGATQADAAILVVDASTGSFESGMDGEGGKSVGQTKEHAQLIRSFGVEQLIVAVNKMDAIGYSKDRLEFIKVRLGSFLRSCNFRDSAVTWIPLSAVENQNLIKSPSDARFTSWYQGSCLLDAIDCLQLPSRDVSKPLILPICDVIKSQSTGQLAAFGKLETGAIRNGSKVLVLPCEEVATVKSIERDSSSCSIARAGDNVAVILQGIDGSRIIPGGILCHPGFPVPVANYLELKIRVLDIAIPILIGYQVEFHIHHVKEAARVTKIVALLDKTGKPSKTAPRFLKSKQNAVVQVMLDQAVCVEEFSKCRALGRAFLRSSGSTIAVGIVTKIMRQDQH; encoded by the exons ATGCCTCGCAAGGTTGTCTCCGGCCCCGACTACGACGACGACTATGCTGATTATGAGGATTATGAGGACgattatgatgattatgatgagactggATATGCTGATGTTAAGCCCCCTGTGAAGGAGAAAG AATCATCGAAGAAGTCTTCAAATGCAGTGCCTGTGCTTTGGAAGTGCTCCATGTGCACATTCGATAATCATGAAACTATGGTATACTGTGAGATGTGTGGGGTTTTCCGGGAATCTTTCGTCAAATCTGGCAAGGATGTTTCGATCAAAG TAGAATCTGTCAACGGAATATCAAACAATTCTGGGACATCTGCTCTGTCAAACTCTGATTCTACCAAGATGCCAGCGAAGACTTCTACTACAAACTTCGACGGTGATTCTGAGAGAAAGTATGCTAGCACATCTCATGATAAAG TCAATTCCACACAGTTGGCGTCTATTGGTAGCTCATCAAGCACTGGAAAAAAGAAACAACCCGTAATCTCTGACAATAATGTGCCAATCGAGAGGACACCTCAATTGATTGCTGATCATTTTCAGCTAAAGGAGGACCAGGGTAGTAGTAGTAGGGCTAGCAGTTCTGCTCAGAATAAGGGTTCCATGGAGACACTTTCTTCTGACATAAGCCAGCTAAGTATCGAAAGGAATAATGTCAATGTTGCACAGCCTTTACCTGAAGAGTATAAGCCTGAGGGGTGGATGCTAGCTGATCAGGAGTCCGGGGTGCTGAGCCAACTAAACCTTGCAATA GTGGGTCATGTTGATTCTGGCAAGTCAACACTCTCTGGGAGATTGCTACACCTATTAGGGAAGATATCGAAAAGAGATATGCACAAAAATGAGAAGGAGGCTAAGGAAAAA GGAAAGGGGTCATTTGCTTATGCATGGGCCATGGATGAGAGTACTGAAGAAAGGGCAAGAGGTGTCACAATGACAGTGGCTGTCGCCTATTTGGAGACCAAGAAATACCGTGTAGTTTTGCTTGACTCTCCTGGCCACAAAGATTTCGTGCCAAATTTGATATCTGGTGCAACACAGGCTGATGCAGCTATTCTTGTGGTTGATGCATCAACTGGTTCTTTTGAATCTGGTATGGATGGGGAAGGAGGGAAAAGTGTTGGGCAGACAAAGGAGCATGCTCAGCTTATTAGAAGCTTTGGTGTTGAGCAACTTATTGTTGCAGTCAACAAGATGGATGCTATTGGGTACTCAAAAGATAGGCTGGAGTTCATCAAGGTACGACTTGGTAGTTTTCTGCGGTCATGCAACTTCCGGGATTCAGCTGTTACCTGGATTCCTCTTAGTGCTGTAGAGAACCAGAATTTGATTAAATCTCCTTCAGATGCTCGTTTTACCTCCTG GTATCAAGGGTCGTGTCTCTTGGATGCTATAGATTGCTTGCAGCTTCCTTCTCGGGATGTTTCAAAGCCCCTCATTCTTCCTATATGTGATGTTATCAAATCTCAGTCGACAGGACAACTGGCAGCTTTTGGAAAATTAGAAACTGGCGCTATTCGAAATGGTTCAAAG GTCTTGGTTTTACCTTGTGAGGAAGTGGCGACAGTGAAATCCATTGAACGAGACTCTAGTTCATGCAGCATAGCGAGAGCTGGTGACAATGTGGCAGTTATTTTACAGGGAATTGATGGTAGTCGAATAATACCTGGCGGGATTCTTTGTCACCCTGGTTTCCCTGTGCCTGTAGCCAACTACTTGGAGCTTAAGATTCGAGTGTTGGACATCGCCATCCCAATTCTCATTGGTTATCAG GTGGAGTTTCACATACATCATGTGAAGGAAGCTGCAAGAGTAACGAAAATCGTGGCGTTGCTTGACAAGACAGGCAAGCCAAGTAAAACAGCACCGCGGTTTCTTAAATCAAAGCAGAATGCTGTTGTGCAG GTTATGCTAGATCAAGCGGTCTGTGTCGAGGAATTCTCGAAATGCCGAGCTCTTGGAAGGGCATTCTTAAGGTCGTCTGGAAGCACGATCGCTGTCGGTATAGTGACTAAGATAATGAGGCAGGATCAGCACTAG